One segment of Alistipes finegoldii DSM 17242 DNA contains the following:
- a CDS encoding 3'-5' exonuclease → MKDFAAIDFETANGKRTSVCSVGVVVVRGGEVTDSFYSLIRPRPNFYSRFTTAIHGLTYDDTAEAPDFETVWKQIAPRIEGLPLVAHNSPFDEGCLRAVFELYGMPYPGYRFYCTCRASRRTFGTQLPNHQLHTVSAACGFDLANHHHALADAEACARIALKIL, encoded by the coding sequence ATGAAAGATTTTGCAGCGATAGATTTCGAAACGGCCAACGGCAAGCGCACGAGCGTCTGCTCGGTGGGCGTGGTGGTCGTACGCGGCGGCGAGGTGACCGATTCGTTTTACAGCCTGATCCGCCCGCGACCCAATTTTTACAGCCGCTTCACCACGGCCATCCACGGCCTGACCTATGACGATACGGCCGAAGCGCCCGATTTCGAAACGGTGTGGAAACAGATCGCCCCGCGCATTGAGGGCCTGCCGCTCGTGGCCCACAATTCGCCCTTCGACGAAGGGTGCCTGCGCGCCGTCTTCGAACTTTACGGCATGCCTTATCCCGGCTATCGGTTCTACTGTACCTGCCGGGCTTCGCGGCGGACGTTCGGCACGCAGCTGCCCAATCATCAGCTGCACACCGTCTCGGCCGCCTGCGGTTTCGACTTGGCGAACCATCACCACGCTCTGGCCGATGCCGAAGCCTGCGCCCGGATCGCGCTCAAAATCCTGTAA